The nucleotide sequence AGGCTTGCAGTCGGGATCGGCCATGGGGCGCGCTAACAAAGCTGTCCTCGCTTACTCGGGCGGCGTCGATACCTCGGTTTGCATCCCCTACCTCAAGCAGGAATGGGGGGTGGGTGAGGTCATTGCCCTCGCTGCCGATTTGGGGCAAGGCGAGGATCTGGAGGCACTGCGCACCAAGGCGCTGCAAGCAGGAGCCTCGCACGCGCTGGTGGCAACGGCCACCGACCGCTTCGTTCGCGACTACGCCTTCCCGGCGATCCAAGCCAACGCCCTCTACGAAGACCGCTACCCGCTCTCGACTGCCCTGGCGCGCCCGCTGATTGCCGAGTTGCTGGTGGAGACCGCCCACCAATACGGGGCAGATGCGGTCGCCCATGGCTGCACCGGCAAAGGCAACGATCAGGTGCGCTTCGATGTCTCGCTGATGGCGCTCGATCCCCAGCTAACCCGCCTGGCGCCGGCGCGGGAGTGGGGCATGAGCCGGGAAGCCGCGATCGCCTACGGCGAACGCTTCGGCTTACCGGCGCCTGTGGCCAAGGGCTCGCCCTACAGCATTGATCGCAACCTGCTCGGGCGCAGCATTGAGGCCGGCCCGCTCGAGGATCCGGATGCAGAACCGCCAGAGGAAGCGTTTGCCCTCACCTGCGCTGCGACGGAGGCCCCCAATGCACCCGATTACCTCGAAATAACGTTCGAGGGCGGCATCCCAACGGCGCTAGACGGCCAGGCGCTCGATCCCGTAGCGCTGATCGCGCAGCTCAACGAACGCGCCGGCCGGCACGGGGTGGGCCGCATCGACATGCTGGAGAACCGCGTTGTGGGCATCAAATCGCGCGAGATCTACGAAACACCAGCGCTGTCGGTGCTCATTGCCGCGCACCGCGATCTGGAGAGCCTGACGCTCACTGGCGATGTCACCCAATACAAGCGCGGAGTCGAGGCCACCTACAGCCAGCTGGTCTATCAGGGCTTCTGGCACGGCCCGCTCAGGTCGGCCCTAGATGCCTTTGTGGGGCAGACCCAAGCCCGCGTTACGGGGACCGTCCGCCTCAAGTTGTTTAAAGGGAGCGCTACTGTGGTCGGGCGCCGCTCTCCCTACTCGCTCTACCAGCAAGATCTGGCAACCTACGGAACCGAGGACCAATTCGACCACAAGGCCGCCGAAGGTTTCATTACCATTTGGGGCCTGGGGACCAAGGTTTGGTCGCAGACGGGCTTGCGCGCCTAGGTGGGAACCGGCTCGCCCGGCCGCAGGCGCGCCCACTTGCCCGCCTCCTGTAGGAAGCTGTCGCAGCCAACGACATCCCACTCCATCTCGATGCTGTCTTGCTGGGGCCGGATGTGAACGTTGATGGTGGGATTGTCGGGCTCGAAATTGGGCGCGTCCGTCAGGTGCGGCTGCTGGTGCTGGGTCTCGACCGCGTGGTAGGTGGTGCAGCGATCGACGTAGTGACAGTTGACGCAGATGCACATGGCCCTGGATCGCGCTTTATCTTGCTAGCTTAGCTCACCCCCGGGCCATCGCGAGTGCCAGCCCGTATGCCCAGCTCGCTCGAGGCAACGCCCCTATCGCCGCAGCAGTGGCCCTTCAATCTCAGCTGGCTGCCACCGCAAGCGCATTTGGTGGGGGGTGCCGTTCGCGATGCGCTGCTCGCTCGGCGGCAATCTCCCCTGGATTTGGACTTTATCGTGTGCGATGGCGCCATCGAGACGGCTCGCGCCATTGCCCGCCACTACGGGGCCGGTTTTGTCGTGCTGGATGCCGGGCGCCAGATCGCGCGGGTGGTGTTTGCTGGCGGCACGGTCGACTTTGCCTGCCTTGAGGGGGCAACGCTGGCCGCCGATTTGGCGCGGCGCGACTTTACGGTCAACGCGATCGCCTACGAACCGCGCGCGGGCGCAATCGTCGACCCGCTGCAGGGGCAAGCGGACCTGGAGCGCCGGTGCCTGCGCATGGTGGCCGCCGCCAACCTGCAAGCCGATCCGCTGCGCTTGCTGCGCGCTTACCGCCTGGCCGCCCAGCTTGATTTCGCCATTGAGGCGCAAACACGGGCCACTATCCGCCGCTGGGCCCCGCAATTGGCTCGGGTTGCAGCCGAGCGCGTCCAGACCGAGCTGCGCTACTTGCTAAGAGCCCCAGCGGGCAATGCCTGGCTGAAGGCAGCCGGCGCTGACGGTGTCCTATCGGCCTGGTTGCCCGATGCCGACGCGGCCGCTCTAGAATGTGCTGCCCGGGTCGATGGGGCGACTCGCTGGCTGAGCGAGCGCTGGCCGTCGCTGGCTCCCGAGCTGCATGCCCCGCTAACCAACGATCCCACCGCGTGCTGGCCGCTGCTAGCCAAATTCGCCAGTCTGGCAGCTCCCAGCGCTGATCGCGCGCAAGCGCAGCTGGCGGCCTTGGGCCTCTCGCGGGCCGAGGTTCGCAGCGCCGCGACCGCCGTCCGCCACTGGGCGCGCGTGGCGGCGGCCCCGCGCTCGATCCGAGCGCAGTTCGAGCTGTTTCGGGCGGTGGGGGCCGCCTTTCCGGGGGTGGCCTTGCTGGTTGCCGCGGCCGGCAGCGATCGCGCAGCGATCACGCAGCTGCTTGATCGCTACGCCCATCCGGGCGATCCGGTGGCGCATCCGCACTCGCCGGTCAGCGGCCGAGACCTGATGCGTGCGCTGGGCCTATCGCCCTCGCCCCAAATCGGCGAGCTGCTAACCGAGATTCAGCTGGCGCGCGCCTGCGGCGATATCGCAACGGCCGAGGAAGCACTGGCGTGGGCCGCCAGTTGGCTGGGCCAGCGCGCGCCCAAGACGGGCGACTAGCCGTAGCCGTGCTCGGCCAAAAACGCTGGCGTAATGTCGCTGCTGCCTGCGGCTGCCGCTTGGGGATAGCCCAGCAGCTTGTCAGCGTATTTGCCCAACAGATCGCTTTCTAGGTTGACCCAGCTGCCGACGGCGAGTTGGGCCAGGTTGGTGCGGTGGTAGGTCAGCGGCACGACGGCCGCTTGGAACCAGCGACCGTCGTGATCGCAGTCGGCGACGGTCAGGCTGATGCCGTTGACGGCCACGCTGCCTTTGGGCACCAGGTAGCGTGCGACCTGCCGCTGCCACGCCTCGCCGCTCCCCGAGGGTGCGCGAAAGACCAACTCCCAGGCCCGCTCGGTGGCCCTCGCCTCGGCGAGATAGCCCACGCCATCCACGTGGCCGGTGACAAAGTGGCCGCCTAGTTTGTCCCCCACCCGCAGGGCCGGTTCCAGGTTGACGGGGTCGCCACTTTGGCGGCGCTGGGCCAGAGCGCTGCGCTCGATCGTCTCGGGCGAGACCGTTGCCCTAAAGCCGCCAGCGCGCAGCGCTTCCACAGTGAGGCAAACGCCATCAACGGCAATGCTATCGCCCACCGCCAGCCCGGGCAGGATGGCAGCCTGGTCCTGAGCGTCAACCGTCACGACGGCGCGATCGGGGGCCGAGGGTACTAGGGTGCCTTGGGCGCAAACGAGGCCTGCAAACACGGCGAATACAGAGACCAGCTGTAACGGATGGGACCGGCCGAAACGGATCGGGCGCACAACCCGGCCCCCTGCCATCTATCCTGATCGTTAGGAGCAACCATAACGGTTTGCCCTGACCGCAGGCGAGGCCTTGCGTGCCGAGCGTTTTCAAGGGGCCAATCCATGATCGAAATGAAAGTTGCCGGGATCGCGCTGGATGCCGTCACGCGCAGCCCGATCACGTTGCTGAAGGATGGTGCCGAGCGGCGCGCCCTACCGATCTACATCGGTCAGGATCAAGCCCGCTCCATCGTTGGGGCCCTGGAGCAGCAGCAACCGCCGCGGCCGCTGACCCACGATCTGATTGCCAACATTCTGGAAGCGTGGGAGATGGAGCTGGATCGCATCATCGTCCACTCGCTCCAGGACAATACCTTCTACGCGCTGCTGTGCTTGCGCCAAGGCGATCGCAGCCAGGAAATCGACTGCCGCCCCAGCGACGCGCTGGCGATCGCGCTTCGCACCAACGCGCCCATTTGGGTGATGGAGGAGGTCGTTGCCGACGCCTCCATCCCGGTGGATCAGGACGCCGACGAGCAAGACCAACAGGCCTTTAAAGAGTTTGTCTCCAACGTCCGGCCGGAAGACTTCATCAAGCAGGGCGGCGGATCGGGCAGTAGCAGCGACTCAGCCTAACGGCAACTGGAGCTAGTCCCATGCGCTACCGGCGGTTCGGTCGGACGGAACTGCCGCTCTCGGTCTTTTCGCTGGGCACCATGCGCTGCCTGGGGAACGAGTCAGAATCGGTGCAAACGCTAGAGCGGGCGCTCCAACAAGGCATCAACCATCTGGAAACGGCCCGCGGCTACGGTCAAAACGAGCGGCAGCTCGGGCGCGCGCTCCAGGCAGGATTGCCCGTACGGCGCGAGCAACTCTACATCACTACCAAGCTGCCGCCCACCCCCAATGCCGACGCCATGCGCCGCTGGATTGACGAGTCGCTGGCGCGCCTGCAGCTCGATTATCTCGACTGCCTGGCCCTGCATGGGATCAACACCTGGACCCACCTCGATTGGATCGAGCGGGCCGATGGCTGCATGCAGGCTGTCGAAGAAGCGCTGGCCGACGGCCGCATCCGTAATGTGGGCTTTTCCACCCACGGCAGCCGCGAGCTCATCCTGGCCGCGATCGACACCGGGCGTTTTGCGTTTGTCAACCTGCACTACTACTACTTTTTCCAGCACCACGAGCCGGCCATCGCTCGGGCAGCCGAGCAAGACATGGGGATTTTTATCATCTCGCCTGCTGACAAAGGCGGTCGGCTCTACGATCCGCCGGCCAAGCTGCAGCAACTCTGCCACCCCTTCTCGCCGCTCGCGCTCAACTACCGGTTTTTGCTCAGCGACCCGCGCATTACCACCCTCAGCATGGGACCGGCTAACCCCTCAGAGCTAGACGGGCCGCTGCAAGTCGCTGATCGCGACGGCCCGCTCGATAGCGCCGAGCGCGCCGCCTTGGCGCGGGTCGAGGCGCAGCTCGAGCAGGCGCTAGGCCCCGATAAGTGCAGCCAGTGCTACCAGTGCCTGCCCTGCCCCGAGCAAATCAATATCCCTGAGGTCTTGCGGTTGCGCAACCTAGCCGTTGCCTACGACATGCAAGATTACGGGCAGTACCGCTACCGCATGTTCGAAAATGCCGGCCATTGGTTCCCTGGGGCCAAGGGCAACCGCTGCACCGACTGCGGCGAGTGCCTGCCGCGCTGCCCGGAGAACCTCGACATCCCGCGCCTGTTGCGCGATACGCACCAGCGCCTAGGTGAGCGGCGCCGCCGCCTGTGGGAGAACGAGTAACGTCGGGAGGGTCTTGGCAATGCGCCCCTTCGCGCTAGCGCTTGTGGGATGGGTGAGCCTCATGGGGGGGTGGGGGGAGCTGGCATCGGCTCGCGTGGCAGCGTCCTCGGCAAGCTGCCAACCGCCCCCAGCCACAATCGAGGCAACCGTCAGCAGCGAGCGTCCCCCGCAGTCAGGGTTAGCCGTTCCCAGCCTGTGGTGGGCGCAAGCGCAATTCGATCCCGATAGCGGCTGCCTCATCAGGCGCTGGGTGGCCTATCCTGATCGCCAACGCATCGATTTCATTGTCAACCGCCGGCGCTGGCGGCGCTTGGACTATCTGGACCGCTACCGCACGCTCAATCAGTTCGGCACAGTGGCTCGCTCCTACAGCTACGACCTCCAGGTCCTCGATGCCAAGCGGACGTGCCTGGCAACCTATCGCTGCCAGTTCCAGCGATCGCCACCCCGCTGCCGCGTTGCCTTTGGTTCCCTGTTGCAGCAGTACCTGCCAACCACCCCGGCCTCGCCCTAGCGCGCGGACTGGCGGATGCGGCGCCAGAGCGCTTGGTACTGCTGGCGCGCTGGCGTTGGCAGCGGTAGCAAGAACTCGCTGCGATCCAGCAGCGGCTGCGGCGGGTGGAGCAGTGGCTCCTGAGCCACCTCGCTCGGCAAGCGCTCGGCGGCCATGGCCGGCAGCAGCGGCGAGGCGGCGTTGCCCAACTGCGAAATTTGGCGGGCCGTTTGCAACTGCCAGCAAAAGCCAATCCAGTTGCCCAGCCGCGATCGCGCCTCCTGAGAGAGAGACTCCTTAGCCGCCGGTTTGACCCACAGATCCAGCCACAGCGCCGTGCCCGACTGGGGAAAAACCGCTTCAATTTGGGGGTAGCGCCGGCGCAGCGCTAGCAGATCGTGCGACCAACCCACCGCAGCCCACGTATCGCCCAGGATCAGCGGTTGCAGGTAGTGATTGCTGCTGTAGAACTTGACTTGGCGGTGCAGGGCTTGCAGCTTGCCCTCGAGCTGGGGCACTTGGCTCAGATCGCCCGTATTATACGAAGCGCCCAGTGCTTTGAGCGTCAGCCCGATGGTCTCGCGCGCGCTATCGAGCACCGAGATGCGATCGCGCAACTCGGGGCGCCAGAGGTCGGTCCAATCGCGGGGGCGCCAGCCCAGCGCGTCCAAGCGATCGCGATGGTAGGCAATCGCTGTGGCGCCCCAGCGGTAAGGCGCGCCCCAAATGGCACCACCCTCATCCGGCTGTCCTTGGGCATCGCGCCGCAGCGGCGCATGCCAGCGCGCTGGTAGCTGCGCCCAGTCTTGGAGCTCGGCCGCTTCAAAGGCGCGAATGGTGCCCTGTTGGATGGCCGGTTGCAGCCAATAGTCGCCTAGGGTTGCCAAATCGGCAACGGCCTCGGCACCACCGCCAAACGGCCAGAGGGCCCCAATGCCGGCTTGCTGTCCTGCCGAGTCCGCCTGGGCCTGCCACGCTTGCAAGCGCTCCCAAATGGTCCGGAGTTGGGGCTCGGGCGTGACGTTAAGGGCCGTATCGTTCCCGTGCTGCTGGCGGAATGCCGCCAAGACTTGCGGCGGCAGCGAATCCTGCAGCAGCCGCACGTCGAGGCCGCTGCGGGAGCGGCTGCAGCTGGCAGCAAGCGGGGCGAGGGCTAGGGCGCTCGTGCCCGCAAGAAAGCGGCGTCGGCTCGGCATGGCAAGCTCAGCTCGGTGGCGAAACGGCTTGATGGCGCTCGAGCATGCGCTCGATGGCGGTTAGGAGCTGCGGCTGCCTCCAACCCAGATAGAGCGAGGCAGCGATGGCGCATCCACCAGCGCCAACGCCTTCTTTGACGCAGCCCCCTTCATAGGCGCGCAGTTGGGCATAACTGGCACGCGCGAGACTCAGCTGCGTTGCCAGCAGCCGCACCTGCCCCACGGCGCAGGCCAGTCCTACCGTATCGCTGGCGGCATCTTCGGCAACCCATCGCGTGGTCCCCACAGCCACGCGCTCTAGCTCGCCCGCCAAGCCATAGCGATCACTGAGCGCGCGCGCCAGCGCAAAAACGGCCAGCATTTGCGTTCCGCCAGCCAGCAGAACGCCGCAGTGGCGGCTAGCTGCAATGGCCATCCCGGCAGCGGCAAGCTGCATGGGATCGCCCACCGCCGCCGCAACCGCCAGCGGATCGGCCCCGCGCGGTGCTAAACCGGCCCGCTGCAAGCCCCGCGCGGCCAGCTGCTGTTTCTGGGCGCCATTGCCGCCTGCATGGCTGCTGCTGACGCGCTGACTGCCGGCAATCCCCAAGCCAGCCAGCAGGGCCAGTGCTGTAGTCGTGCCGCCCACAACGCATTCGCTGATGGCAAGGTAGCGACCGCGACCGGCTGCTTGGCTCCCCAAGCGGGTTCCCCAGGCCAAGCCACGCTCGAGCAACCGTTGGGCTACTGCCGGCGGTAGGGCCCGCCCGGTGCTGAGGCAGCGTGCCGGTTGTCCCCCCAAGCCGATCGTGGGGACGGCAGGCTGGCGTGCCAAGCCGGCATCGAATAGATAGATGGGAGCGGCTAGGGCTTCCACTAGCGCGCGCGCGACCAGTGCCGGCGAAGCCCCCACTGACAGTGGCGGCAGGGCGCAGTAAGGGGTTGCCTGCGGGCCGTTGGCCAAAAACTCGGCATCGGCGATCGCGGTGTTGCGGCGGGCCTCGGGCGTGCAACCCGCCGCCGAGATGCCGGAGACCGTTGCAGTCTCGGTAAAGCCCAGCACGCAAGCCAGCAGCGGCTGCCGGCCGCGATGCTGCTGCAACCACTGCCGGCCGAACTCGGGGTGGGCGTAGGTGCCGATCACCCGCGGCTCCCCAACAGCGCTCGTACCCAGCGAGGTGGCTCCGGGATGGGGACTCCCAAGCGCCCTAGCAGTACCAACGACACCAGATGCACCACGAACGCGTACACCAGGTTCTCCACAAAGACCATCCCCAGGGCAGCGGTTTGGATGACGCCCAGGCTGGGCTGCGCGACGATCCCGAGCTGGATGAGCCCCCAATCGATCAACCCAGCGACTTGAGCGATGGTATAGCGCCACAGATCCTCGCCCACAAACACGGATAGGAGGGCAATGCGAAAAAAAAAGCCCAAGGTTCCCAGCAGCGCGCCCACCGGCACCGAAAGCGGCCAAGGCACCCCGCGGCGCCACATGGCGCCGAACTGGACGCCCATAACCCCGTAGGGCACCAGGTACAAAACGCTGCGCGGCGGTCCCATCAGGATCGAGAGCAAAAAACCAGTCGTTAGCGCGGCCATCCAACCCGTACGCGCCCCCCAGCGCAGGTAGGCCAGGGCAATGGGCACGGGGAAAAAGATCCGCAGCAGCGGACCGGGCGGAAAGTAGGAATTGACCAGCCAGATCAAGCTCGCCGTGCTGGCCAGAAAGGCGGTTTCGACTAGCGCTAGGGGCGCCTCGACTGGGGAGTGCGCCGAGCTCCTGGCCGATCGCTCGACTTCGGCTTCCTCGGCGGCATCGACCCAGTTGGGATCGGCGTTCTCCCGATGGGCCGCAGCATGGCGATGGTCGAATGCGTCGCTCACGATCGCGCGCGGTACTTGGGGTTATAGGGTGCCGCGGAACAAGCCCTGGGGCCGCAAGAGCAAAACCAACACCATCACCACCAGAGCTGCCGCCAGCTTGTACTGGGATCCCAGCAGCGGGACGCTCAGTTCCTGGGCCATGCCAATGATAAACGCGCCCGTGATCGCGCCGTAGGGATTGCCGATGCCGCCGGCAATCGTGGCCGCGAAGATCGGCAGCAGCAGGAACCAGCCCATATCGGGCCGCACGGCAGTCATGAGGCCGTAGGTCGTGCCGCCGATGGCCGCCAGCGTCCCGGCCAGCCCCCACGTCCAGAGCACCACGCGATCGACATCAATCCCCGAGATGCGCGCCAGATCGATGTTGTCAGCCACAGCGCGCATGGCTTTGCCCATTCGGGTCCGCTGCAGCAGCAAATGCACTCCCAAAATGGCAGCGCCCGCCAGCGCGATCGCCACCACGCGAAAGAAGGCAATGTCGAGGCCGAACGCGTTCAGCGCCGGCATTACCGGCAAATCGTAGGAGCGGTTGCTACCGCCCCAGATCAGCAGCACCCCGCTGCGGACGAACAACCCCAAGCCAATGGAGGTAATAATGAGCGTAGCAGCTGAGGCGCGCGCGCTGCGGGTGGGGCGCCACAGCAGGCGCTCGGCGAGCAACATGGCAGCCACCGTGCCCAGGGCCCCGAGCGGCATGGCCGCCCAGAGACTGGCACCGCCCGTATTGGCAGCCCAACTCACATAAGCCCCCAAAGTCAGGAAATCGCCGTGGGCAAAGTTGGGCAGGCGCAGCACCCCAAAGGTCAGGGTTAGCCCCATTGCTGCCATCGCCAGGGTGCTACCGATGGCTAAGCCATTGATTGCTAGCTGCAGGAGTTCCATACGCCGTCGCTCGTTTCGCCATCGGCCGGCCAGCGCGGATCGTAGCCGATACCGAGTCTCCCACGGCGGTTGCAGCTAGTCTGACTCAGCATCCAGCGAGCGGCGCTGCCACGGCCCGTAGTGCCGGGCGTAGTAAGCCAAGATGGCCTCAGCGCGCTGCTTGCTCTCGCCATCGAGCTCGGCGCTATAGGTGAGTCGCAGCCCTAGGGTTTGACTGCGCTCGTAATCGAATTGCTGCGCCTGTTGCGGAATGAGCTCGGCTTGTACGCCCTCGACTTGGCGCAGGTGAGCCGCTACCTCACAGTAAACGGCCAGCGAGAGCTTGGGGCAGCGGATGCGCTCCTGCCGGGGGGGCTGAGGCCTAGCGGCGCTCGCGTTTGCCATTGGGCTTGCTGTCTGAGTCGGACTGGGGGGGAGGTGGCAGCCGCTGCGCCGCGGGGGCATCCGTTTTGGGAAGAGTGGGCGCAACGGAGCCCACAGTCGCATTCGACCCCACCGTTTCGATCACTTGCTGTCCCTGCTGGGCCAAGACCACAGCAGGCGCTGGCTTGCGATTGGGGGCGATCTGCTTGATGCGAACGTGGCCGTCGGCCAAGACATCGCCTTCGCTGACGCGCTGGACGGCGCCCTCAGGGAGTTCGACGATCGCCCGAGCGCTCCCGCCGATCTGAACGATCCCCGTCACGCGGAGGGCGCGGGCCTGTTGCGCTAGCGGCGTTGGCTCCTCCAACTCGCCCGCGGCTTTGGCTAACTCTGACTCGGTGGCCTCGGGTGGGGGACCGGCGGGCGAGCGGCGGGCAGGCGACGTTTCTTCCGGCGGCGCCGGTTTCCGCTTGTCAGGTTGCGATTGTGTTGTGGTGCTGTCAGAGGCCGACTTTGCCGTGGGGGAGCGTTTATTCCCAGGAGAGGTTTTCTCCTTCTCTGACGGCGCCGGTTTCTGTTCGCTAGGTTGCGATCCCGTTTTAGCGCCGTTGGAGGCCGATCCTGCCGTTGGGGAGCGTTGGTCCGGTGGCGGACTGGGTTGCGATCGGGCTGCGGTCTTGCCAGACGCTGGGGATTGGCCCTCATCCGAGCCAGGGGCCGGGCGAGCGGGAACGGCAAACCCGGCAAAGGGATCCTGCCCTGAGGGCTGCTTGGGGGTGTTTTGGGCAAGCTGCTCCGGATCGGCCGCCGAGCGCAACCCCGACAGCGGCTCGGGCGAGGGCTCAAACTCGCGCCCTTGGAACAGGTCCTCAGGTGGCTGCTGCTGCGAGTCTGAGCTCGGCGCCTGTTGCTCGCTATCGCCACCGCAGCCGCCTAGGGCGAGGGCGAACGCCCCAACCGCCGCTTGCCATTGCCGTCCCATGTTGCGATTTACATTCGTTTAAATGCGCCTGGTTCGGCGCTGGGCGCTGGCTTACGGTAAGGGCACAGCCACCGCTAGCGAGGGAACGGTCGTCCCATGAACGCGCCTGCGCCCCATCATAAGGCTCAAGGCCTCAAGCCCGGCAAGCCGCGCCCGGCTAAAGAGCTCTGCAGCGAGTGCGGCCTGTGCGATACCTACTACATCCACTACGTCAAAGAGGCCTGCGCGTTTCTCAACGAGCAAATTGCCGAGCTGGAGGCCCAAGCCCACGGCCGCAGCCGCAACCTGGACGACCCTGACGATTGGTACTTTGGCGTTCGCCAAAACATGGTGGCGGCGCGCAAGCAAGAGCCCATCGAGGGGGCGCAGTGGACTGGCATTGTCAGCACCATCGCCTGCGAAATGCTCCAGCAGGGCGAAGTCGAGGGTGTAGTTTGCGTGCAAAACAGCGAGCAGGACCGCTTCCAACCCGAGCCCATCATTGCCACCACCACTGACGAGATCCTGGCCGCGCGCGTCAACAAGCCCACGCTCTCGCCCAATCTCTCGGTCCTGGAGCAGGTTGAGTGCTCGGGCATGAAGCGCTTGCTGATCATTGGCGTGGGCTGCCAAATTCAAGCGTTGCGATCGGTCGAGCGCGAGCTGGGGCTCGAGAAGCTCTACGTGCTGGGCACGCCTTGCGTGGATAACGTCACCCGCGAGGGGCTGCAAAAGTTTTTGGAAACGACTAGCCAATCCCCCGATACGGTCGTCCAGTACGAGTTCATGCAGGACTTTCGGGTACACTTCAAGCACGAAGATGGCTCAGTCGAGAAAGTGCCGTTTTTCGGGCTCAATACCAAAGAACTCAAAGACATCTTTGCCCCCTCCTGCATGAGCTGCTTCGACTATGTCAACTCGCTAGCCGATCTGGTTGTGGGCTACATGGGGGCGCCGTTTGCCTACCAGTGGCTGGTGGTCCGCAACGAGACCGGGCAGCAGATGCTGGATATGGTCTGGGACCAGCTCGAGACCCAGCCGGTCACCTCCAAAGGCAACCGCAAAAATGCGGTCCAGCAGAGCATTCCCGCTTACGAAAAAGGCATTACGCTCCCCATGTGGGCCGCCCGCCTCATGGGGGTGATTATCGAGCGCATTGGCCCGCAAGGCCTGGAGTACGCGCGCTTTTCCATCGACTCGCACTTTGCGCGCAACTACCTCTACGTGCAGCGCAACTACCCCAACAAGCTTGAGGACCACGTGCCCGAGTTTGCCAAGCGCATCGTCGGGCAGTATGAGCTGCCGGAGTGACCTAGCGCTCGGCCAAGCGCTCTTGCGAGGGGGCGGCCGCGGCCGAGTCGCTACCGTCGCCCTGCTCCAGGATGGTCGGCACCAGCAGCGGTGGGGTCTGCTCCAAAAAACCTGCTCGCACGAAGGCAGCGTAAATGCCGGTCTCCATGGCAATGAGCTCGCGCTGCAGTTGCTCGTCCGCCATGGCCTCTAGGGAAGGGGGATCCTGCTTTTGCCCTTCCAGTTCGCCTTGCAGCTTGCCCAGCTCCTGGCGCACGAGCTCGCGGTAGCGGAAAAACTTGGGGTTGAGCTCCCAGCGCTTGACCACATCGTCTTGGTGGAGGTGATTGAGGATCTGGTTGAGGGCGACCGAGCGCGCGATCACGCGTACGTAGTTGTCCGGCGTTCCCGGATTGCTCCCTTTTAGGCCCAACCACTCCAGTAGCGGCTTGGCAGTTAACCCCTGCACCAGCAGCGTAAACAGCACCACCCCAAACACCGTGGCCTCAATTGCCTGCCGCTGCACCAATACAATGGGGACGCTCAGCGCGAGCGCGATCGACACTGAGCCCCGCAATCCCGTCCACCACAGCAACGTCTGCTCGCGCCAATCAATCTGCGAGCCCGCCAGCCAATAGCTCAAGCCGCCCAAGCCGTAAACGGCTAGCGCGCGCGAGACCACAACGGCGCCAATGGCGGCTGCAATGGGCAAAAGGTTATTGCCCAAATTGGTAAAGTTGATCTGGTCGCCAATGAGCAAAAAGACGATCGAGTTGACCAGAAACGCCACAAACCCCAAAAACTCGGTCAGGACTTGGTGTTTTTGGGGATTGAGCCGGTGGGTGCCAAACGAGCCCAAAATGGCGCCGGCGGTAATAACTGCAACCACGCCCGAGCCGCCCAACTCCTCGGTCGCCAAGTACGTGCCGTAAGCCGCCACCAACAGCAACGAGCGGCCCAGAAAGCGCAGGTCGGAGCTGGGGATGAGATAGGACAGGGTCAGGCCCAGCAGCGACCCGACAACCAAGCCGATGCCCACTAGCGCCAGCACCTGAGCGCTCAGGGCCAGCGAGTTCGTCATGGCGAGCTCGACTGGCAGATCCATCAGCAGTACAAAGGTGACGACCGCCAGGGCCGAGTTGAACAAGTTTTCGCCCTCAGTCAACACCATCAGGCGTTTGCTAACGCCCAACTTGCCAAACAGGGCTGTGATGGGGGCGGGCGAGGTTGCGGCCAAGCTAGCCCCCGCGAGTAGGGCAATGTGAATCGAGACGCCAGCGAATGCCGTCAGGGCCAGCGCAACGCAGGCAATGGTGACCACAACCCCCAGACCGGCGTAGAGCGCGATAGGAATCCACTCGCGCTTGAGCAGGGTCCAGTCCAGGTCCCAGGCCGTTTTAAACAGCAGCGGTGGGACGAAAACGAACAGCGTGACTTCGGGCGGCAGCGCGATCAGGCGCACGTCGAGCAGGGAGAACCCCAACCCGACAATC is from Cyanobacteria bacterium QS_8_64_29 and encodes:
- a CDS encoding branched-chain amino acid ABC transporter permease; this translates as MELLQLAINGLAIGSTLAMAAMGLTLTFGVLRLPNFAHGDFLTLGAYVSWAANTGGASLWAAMPLGALGTVAAMLLAERLLWRPTRSARASAATLIITSIGLGLFVRSGVLLIWGGSNRSYDLPVMPALNAFGLDIAFFRVVAIALAGAAILGVHLLLQRTRMGKAMRAVADNIDLARISGIDVDRVVLWTWGLAGTLAAIGGTTYGLMTAVRPDMGWFLLLPIFAATIAGGIGNPYGAITGAFIIGMAQELSVPLLGSQYKLAAALVVMVLVLLLRPQGLFRGTL
- a CDS encoding TIGR00303 family protein, which translates into the protein MIGTYAHPEFGRQWLQQHRGRQPLLACVLGFTETATVSGISAAGCTPEARRNTAIADAEFLANGPQATPYCALPPLSVGASPALVARALVEALAAPIYLFDAGLARQPAVPTIGLGGQPARCLSTGRALPPAVAQRLLERGLAWGTRLGSQAAGRGRYLAISECVVGGTTTALALLAGLGIAGSQRVSSSHAGGNGAQKQQLAARGLQRAGLAPRGADPLAVAAAVGDPMQLAAAGMAIAASRHCGVLLAGGTQMLAVFALARALSDRYGLAGELERVAVGTTRWVAEDAASDTVGLACAVGQVRLLATQLSLARASYAQLRAYEGGCVKEGVGAGGCAIAASLYLGWRQPQLLTAIERMLERHQAVSPPS
- a CDS encoding DUF2232 domain-containing protein, whose product is MSDAFDHRHAAAHRENADPNWVDAAEEAEVERSARSSAHSPVEAPLALVETAFLASTASLIWLVNSYFPPGPLLRIFFPVPIALAYLRWGARTGWMAALTTGFLLSILMGPPRSVLYLVPYGVMGVQFGAMWRRGVPWPLSVPVGALLGTLGFFFRIALLSVFVGEDLWRYTIAQVAGLIDWGLIQLGIVAQPSLGVIQTAALGMVFVENLVYAFVVHLVSLVLLGRLGVPIPEPPRWVRALLGSRG
- a CDS encoding sodium:proton antiporter, yielding MALENVVGEVAVQQNLKQFLLVLSVSLSVATLSQLLRPFRDIPYTLLLVIVGLGFSLLDVRLIALPPEVTLFVFVPPLLFKTAWDLDWTLLKREWIPIALYAGLGVVVTIACVALALTAFAGVSIHIALLAGASLAATSPAPITALFGKLGVSKRLMVLTEGENLFNSALAVVTFVLLMDLPVELAMTNSLALSAQVLALVGIGLVVGSLLGLTLSYLIPSSDLRFLGRSLLLVAAYGTYLATEELGGSGVVAVITAGAILGSFGTHRLNPQKHQVLTEFLGFVAFLVNSIVFLLIGDQINFTNLGNNLLPIAAAIGAVVVSRALAVYGLGGLSYWLAGSQIDWREQTLLWWTGLRGSVSIALALSVPIVLVQRQAIEATVFGVVLFTLLVQGLTAKPLLEWLGLKGSNPGTPDNYVRVIARSVALNQILNHLHQDDVVKRWELNPKFFRYRELVRQELGKLQGELEGQKQDPPSLEAMADEQLQRELIAMETGIYAAFVRAGFLEQTPPLLVPTILEQGDGSDSAAAAPSQERLAER